One Paenibacillus riograndensis SBR5 DNA segment encodes these proteins:
- a CDS encoding ABC transporter ATP-binding protein: protein MNVLEVTALNKVYPGKVNTQALTDIHLSIEQGEFVGIMGPSGSGKTTLLNMVSTIDQPSSGVVNIGGSDPYLMNKKELALFRRRQLGFVFQDFNLLETLTVAENIVLPLTLDNRKLAEMDALLHKVADRLNIKDILNKRTYEISGGQRQRTAIARAMITSPAIILADEPTGALDSNSSRIVMESLEDINRKEGTTLMLVTHDPLAASYCNRIVFIKDGRLAAEIHRGDNRQAFFQKIIDTLSFWGGNSHELSSIRV from the coding sequence ATGAATGTACTGGAAGTAACCGCACTGAACAAAGTGTATCCGGGCAAAGTCAATACCCAGGCCCTCACAGATATTCACCTCAGTATTGAGCAAGGCGAATTCGTTGGCATTATGGGACCCTCGGGCAGCGGCAAAACCACCCTGCTGAACATGGTTTCCACGATTGACCAGCCCTCTTCGGGCGTCGTGAACATCGGGGGCAGCGATCCCTACCTCATGAACAAAAAGGAGCTGGCCCTGTTCCGCCGCAGGCAGCTTGGCTTTGTCTTTCAGGATTTCAATCTTTTGGAGACGTTGACCGTAGCTGAGAACATCGTTCTCCCCTTAACCCTGGACAACCGCAAGCTGGCCGAAATGGACGCTCTGCTGCACAAGGTTGCGGACCGGCTGAATATCAAGGATATCCTGAATAAGCGGACCTATGAAATCTCCGGCGGACAGCGCCAGCGCACGGCGATTGCCCGGGCAATGATCACTTCCCCTGCAATTATACTGGCCGATGAACCTACTGGTGCGCTGGATTCCAATTCCTCACGGATCGTAATGGAGTCGCTGGAGGACATCAACCGCAAGGAAGGCACCACACTGATGCTGGTCACGCATGACCCGCTGGCGGCAAGCTATTGCAACCGCATCGTCTTCATTAAGGACGGCAGGCTGGCGGCGGAAATCCACCGCGGAGACAACCGCCAGGCCTTCTTCCAGAAAATTATCGACACACTTTCATTCTGGGGAGGGAATTCTCATGAGCTTTCCTCAATTCGCGTTTAA
- a CDS encoding GerAB/ArcD/ProY family transporter yields the protein MHNKEQVSALQLSFMIMLFEIGSTPLFLLGAKAKQDSWLAMCTGSAAGLVLLMLLMWIQYRSRHNDLIGMLALHFGKIAGSALGGMYSLYFAYQSMRNVRDLGELTALTMLPNSPMSVTMLIFVGTALYAIWKGTEVVFRLPEVLLPVVLSFYAVLVLLLGIMGSLDFNHLAPVFENGFKPIADAALPDIVSFPFGQMIVFLMLWSLWDKPGVPVKSTVTAYLLISIFLIFMNALNIAVLGPSIAGTSQLPFLKTVRTLSSLKFIERLDILVTIQLFIGLLIKMMLFYFCSVKALTGLTGKSAKWWVFPVGAVIYGASFLERDYTQHIAIGLGPSLKIDPVFQVAIPLLLAVSILLRSWFARSSS from the coding sequence ATGCACAACAAGGAGCAGGTGTCTGCCCTGCAGCTCTCGTTCATGATCATGCTGTTTGAAATCGGCAGCACACCGCTGTTTCTGCTTGGCGCCAAGGCCAAACAAGACTCCTGGCTGGCGATGTGCACCGGCTCGGCAGCAGGTCTGGTTCTGCTGATGCTTCTGATGTGGATTCAATACCGTTCCCGGCACAACGACCTTATCGGCATGCTCGCCCTTCACTTTGGAAAGATTGCCGGTTCAGCACTCGGCGGAATGTACAGCCTGTATTTCGCCTACCAGTCGATGCGCAATGTCCGGGATCTGGGTGAACTGACCGCGCTGACCATGCTGCCGAACTCACCGATGTCTGTTACGATGCTGATTTTTGTCGGAACTGCCCTTTACGCCATCTGGAAAGGGACCGAGGTGGTCTTCCGCCTGCCGGAGGTCCTGCTGCCGGTGGTGCTGTCTTTTTATGCTGTGCTTGTTCTTCTGCTCGGCATCATGGGCTCCCTGGACTTCAACCATTTGGCGCCTGTTTTTGAGAACGGATTTAAGCCGATTGCGGACGCCGCGCTGCCCGATATTGTCTCCTTCCCCTTCGGACAGATGATTGTATTTCTGATGCTGTGGTCCTTATGGGATAAACCGGGGGTTCCGGTAAAAAGCACGGTGACAGCTTATCTCCTCATTAGTATATTTCTGATCTTCATGAACGCACTCAATATAGCCGTTCTCGGGCCGTCCATTGCAGGGACCAGTCAACTGCCTTTTTTAAAAACTGTACGCACCCTGTCGAGTCTAAAGTTTATCGAACGCCTGGATATTCTGGTTACCATTCAGCTTTTTATCGGTTTGCTGATCAAGATGATGCTGTTCTACTTCTGTTCTGTGAAAGCCTTAACCGGGCTGACCGGAAAATCCGCCAAATGGTGGGTATTCCCCGTAGGTGCAGTCATTTATGGAGCTTCTTTTCTGGAAAGAGACTATACGCAGCATATTGCTATCGGCCTTGGGCCCAGTCTGAAAATCGATCCTGTGTTCCAGGTGGCGATCCCTCTGCTGCTGGCTGTTTCCATCCTGCTGCGCAGCTGGTTTGCACGATCCTCCTCTTAA
- a CDS encoding Ger(x)C family spore germination protein, whose translation MNLSKKTLFCLLCLPLLSTLLSGCWDDRELSELGITSGSAYDWEDNQWKATYQVINPSSGASNTGGTGGGSTSSPPFVTFTVKGRTIMEAVEKTNLTSTREMFFSHSRITVMGESVARHGVNQLIDLFLRKQDARETVFVFIAKGEAGDILDQLMQLTKNQGAGIQLMIEQESRLLSYYPGTRMFELAMALSSESGSAVLPEILLTGPEIMDETQETGRTDLQTRLALGRLGVLKGEKLVGWLSQKQAFGLSFMTDKIKTATIAFPSKPESGGKPDASFVLQKSRTTVQPKWEKDHYVIDMNIKGSGVLTELGSVMDLNERASITEMEQSLEQQVLELVDNSWKEVRKLGADVTGFAIKIHRSDRKRFKQIRKDKSWDRVFQEIEIRPHVSIEIERTGLSNKSFQSVHEK comes from the coding sequence ATGAATCTTTCAAAAAAAACCCTCTTCTGCCTGCTGTGCCTTCCCCTCTTATCCACACTGCTGTCCGGATGCTGGGACGACCGCGAGCTGAGCGAGCTTGGCATCACTTCCGGTTCAGCCTATGACTGGGAGGATAACCAGTGGAAGGCCACTTACCAGGTAATCAACCCTTCTTCCGGCGCCAGCAATACGGGGGGAACCGGGGGTGGAAGCACCAGTTCGCCTCCATTCGTCACCTTTACGGTCAAGGGAAGGACCATTATGGAGGCGGTTGAAAAAACCAACCTGACCAGCACACGTGAAATGTTCTTTTCCCATTCACGGATTACCGTTATGGGCGAAAGTGTGGCCAGACACGGTGTCAATCAATTAATTGATTTGTTCCTGCGCAAGCAGGACGCCAGGGAAACCGTCTTTGTATTTATTGCCAAAGGCGAAGCCGGCGATATTCTGGATCAGCTCATGCAGCTGACCAAAAACCAGGGAGCCGGAATCCAGTTGATGATAGAGCAGGAATCCCGGCTGCTCTCCTATTACCCCGGCACGCGGATGTTCGAGCTCGCAATGGCCCTTTCCTCCGAATCGGGCAGTGCGGTCCTGCCAGAAATCCTCCTTACCGGGCCGGAGATTATGGATGAAACGCAAGAAACCGGACGAACAGACCTACAGACCCGGCTGGCCCTGGGAAGACTGGGCGTGCTGAAGGGCGAGAAGCTGGTCGGATGGCTCAGCCAGAAGCAGGCCTTCGGCTTGTCCTTTATGACGGACAAAATAAAGACAGCCACAATCGCCTTCCCGTCCAAGCCCGAATCCGGCGGCAAGCCGGATGCTTCTTTTGTCCTCCAGAAATCCAGGACCACGGTTCAGCCGAAATGGGAAAAAGACCATTATGTTATCGATATGAATATTAAAGGCAGCGGGGTATTAACCGAACTCGGCAGCGTCATGGATTTGAACGAGCGGGCTTCGATTACAGAGATGGAGCAGTCTCTCGAACAGCAGGTGCTGGAGCTGGTGGACAATTCCTGGAAGGAAGTCAGGAAGCTCGGTGCCGATGTCACCGGCTTCGCAATCAAAATCCACCGCAGCGACCGCAAACGCTTCAAGCAGATCCGGAAGGACAAGAGCTGGGACCGCGTATTCCAGGAGATCGAAATCCGGCCTCATGTTTCGATTGAAATTGAGCGGACAGGACTCAGCAATAAATCCTTCCAATCTGTTCACGAGAAATAA
- a CDS encoding GerAB/ArcD/ProY family transporter produces MNRKIGTTQAAMLIVNTILPTATVVLPAIISSYAEQDAPLAILLSTFFGLLIAYIVGSAVRCTNGAPFLTWVGEKSSPVIAAILGLFMLQFYLDTSATILREFVNFLKDNVLINTPISILSVLILLITIYMVRQGLEAIARVNSLVILLYLLFVPLYIFGLANEMNVHQLLPMFDHSLADLTLASITPTTWMSEVAVLLFMAPYLQAPRQARIIGWTGLIFVALLMMFSLVIALMVFGPDLVRLSAYPGFSAAGIVHLGRFIEKLDILFISYWVLSIYVKFSIFLFATVECFKQTFKVGSSRPFIGTLGLLIVLECLYTWESTEKLNLYNKEGRFLVFFIFNVLVPLGAVGLDRFTKAKAKRKGWGA; encoded by the coding sequence ATGAATAGAAAAATCGGCACTACCCAGGCAGCTATGCTGATTGTCAACACAATACTGCCCACTGCCACTGTCGTGCTTCCCGCAATTATCAGCAGCTATGCGGAACAGGATGCGCCGCTCGCTATTCTGCTCTCCACTTTCTTCGGGCTGCTCATCGCATATATTGTCGGCAGCGCGGTCCGCTGTACCAACGGCGCTCCGTTTCTGACATGGGTCGGCGAAAAAAGCTCGCCCGTAATTGCTGCAATCCTGGGCCTCTTCATGCTGCAGTTCTACCTGGACACTTCTGCGACGATTCTGCGGGAATTCGTCAATTTCCTGAAGGACAATGTACTCATCAATACACCGATTTCGATACTATCCGTATTGATTCTGCTCATTACCATTTATATGGTAAGGCAAGGCCTGGAAGCCATCGCCCGGGTAAACAGCCTGGTGATTCTCTTGTATCTGTTATTTGTGCCGCTGTATATATTCGGTTTGGCTAACGAGATGAATGTGCACCAGCTGCTGCCGATGTTCGATCATTCTCTCGCTGATCTGACCCTTGCCAGCATTACTCCAACCACATGGATGTCCGAAGTGGCCGTGCTGCTGTTCATGGCGCCGTATCTGCAAGCTCCGCGGCAGGCCCGGATCATTGGCTGGACCGGCCTGATTTTTGTTGCCCTGCTGATGATGTTTTCCCTCGTTATTGCGCTGATGGTATTTGGCCCCGACCTTGTCAGGCTCAGTGCGTATCCCGGATTCTCAGCCGCCGGCATTGTACATCTCGGAAGATTTATCGAGAAGCTGGATATTCTCTTCATTTCTTACTGGGTGTTGTCCATCTATGTGAAATTTTCGATTTTTTTGTTTGCTACTGTAGAGTGCTTCAAGCAAACCTTCAAGGTGGGCAGCAGCCGGCCTTTTATCGGCACCTTAGGCCTGCTTATCGTTCTGGAGTGCCTGTATACCTGGGAGAGTACAGAGAAACTGAACCTTTATAACAAGGAAGGGCGTTTTCTGGTTTTCTTTATCTTTAACGTACTCGTTCCTTTGGGGGCGGTTGGACTGGACCGGTTCACGAAGGCTAAAGCCAAGCGGAAAGGATGGGGAGCATGA